A single region of the Aeromicrobium chenweiae genome encodes:
- the recA gene encoding recombinase RecA, giving the protein MAQPNSSLATSKDKGKSLENAMAQIDRAHGKGAVMRLGDQARAPIEVIPTGATTLDIALGIGGLPRGRVVEIYGPESSGKTTVALHAVANAQRAGGVAAFIDAEHALDPDYARKLGVDTDALLISQPDSGEQALEIADMLIRSGALDIIVIDSVAALVPRAEIDGEMGDSHVGLQARLMSQALRKMTGAINGSGTTAIFINQLREKIGVMFGSPETTTGGKALKFYASVRLDVRRIETLKDGTDMVGNRTRVKVVKNKLAPPFKQAEFDIMYGQGISREGSLIDVGVDIGLVRKAGAWYTYDGDQLGQGKEKSRQFLKDNPDLAEELEKRIMEAKGIGPQADKPAAAEPDLPATEF; this is encoded by the coding sequence ATGGCACAGCCCAACAGCTCCCTCGCGACGAGCAAGGACAAAGGCAAGTCCCTCGAGAACGCGATGGCTCAGATCGATCGTGCCCACGGCAAGGGTGCCGTCATGCGACTGGGCGACCAGGCCCGCGCGCCGATCGAGGTCATCCCCACCGGCGCCACCACCTTGGACATCGCGCTGGGCATCGGCGGTCTGCCGCGCGGTCGCGTGGTGGAGATCTACGGTCCGGAGTCCTCGGGAAAGACGACCGTGGCGCTGCACGCGGTGGCCAACGCGCAGCGCGCGGGCGGCGTCGCGGCGTTCATCGACGCCGAGCACGCGCTCGACCCTGACTACGCCCGCAAGCTCGGGGTCGACACCGACGCCCTGCTGATCTCGCAGCCCGACAGCGGCGAGCAGGCGCTCGAGATCGCCGACATGCTGATCCGCTCCGGCGCGCTCGACATCATCGTGATCGACTCCGTGGCGGCCCTGGTGCCCCGCGCCGAGATCGACGGCGAGATGGGCGACAGCCACGTCGGCCTCCAGGCCCGCCTCATGAGCCAGGCGCTGCGCAAGATGACCGGTGCCATCAACGGCTCGGGCACGACCGCGATCTTCATCAACCAGCTGCGCGAGAAGATCGGCGTCATGTTCGGCTCGCCCGAGACCACCACGGGCGGCAAGGCGCTGAAGTTCTACGCCTCGGTCCGCCTCGACGTGCGTCGCATCGAGACGCTCAAGGACGGCACCGACATGGTCGGCAACCGCACCCGCGTCAAGGTCGTCAAGAACAAGCTCGCCCCGCCGTTCAAGCAGGCCGAGTTCGACATCATGTACGGCCAGGGCATCAGCCGTGAGGGCAGCCTGATCGACGTGGGCGTCGACATCGGCCTGGTCCGCAAGGCCGGCGCCTGGTACACCTACGACGGCGATCAGCTCGGCCAGGGCAAGGAGAAGTCCCGCCAGTTCCTCAAGGACAACCCTGACCTCGCCGAGGAGCTCGAGAAGCGGATCATGGAGGCCAAGGGCATCGGCCCGCAGGCCGACAAGCCGGCCGCGGCGGAGCCGGACCTGCCCGCCACCGAGTTCTGA
- a CDS encoding GH1 family beta-glucosidase, whose product MTLDISGLPADFCWGAATSSYQIEGAVDEDGRTPSIWDTFAATPGRVAGGDDGAVAIDHYHRWREDLDLMTGLGLNAYRFSVAWPRVQPDGSGTGNAPGIAFYDRLVDGLLERGIVPWVTLYHWDLPEALEQAGGWPLRETADRFADYTAIVAEALGDRVKHWITLNEPWCAAFLGYASGIHAPGRTDPAEAVAASHHLLLGHGLAVQRLREIVPDAQVGVTVNLYPVTPVDDSGRHDDAVRRIDGLMNRWFLDPLLKGSYPKDVLADLAPVTDAEFILEGDTGTIAQPLDFLGVNYYTRHVVGAGLWPGSAAVRFQLENGLPRTATGWDVDPAGLVDILSQVQRDYPAIPVYLTENGAAFDDELVDGVVRDADRIAYIESHLASLVAVREQGVDVRGYFAWSLMDNFEWAEGYDKRFGIVHVDYETQVRTPKDSARWYADLIRQHGAGILGS is encoded by the coding sequence ATGACACTCGACATCTCGGGACTTCCCGCGGACTTCTGCTGGGGCGCGGCGACCTCGTCGTACCAGATCGAGGGCGCGGTGGATGAGGACGGACGGACGCCGTCGATCTGGGACACCTTCGCCGCGACCCCGGGTCGGGTCGCGGGCGGCGACGACGGTGCGGTCGCGATCGACCACTACCACCGCTGGCGCGAGGACCTGGACCTGATGACCGGGCTCGGGCTCAACGCCTACCGGTTCTCCGTCGCGTGGCCGCGGGTCCAGCCCGACGGCTCCGGCACCGGCAACGCCCCGGGCATCGCCTTCTACGACCGGCTGGTGGACGGGCTGCTCGAGCGCGGGATCGTCCCGTGGGTCACGCTCTACCACTGGGACCTGCCGGAAGCCCTGGAGCAGGCCGGGGGATGGCCGCTGCGCGAGACGGCCGACCGGTTCGCGGACTACACCGCGATCGTCGCCGAGGCGCTCGGTGACCGGGTCAAGCACTGGATCACGCTCAACGAGCCCTGGTGCGCCGCGTTCCTCGGCTACGCCAGCGGCATCCACGCCCCGGGCCGCACGGACCCGGCCGAGGCTGTCGCCGCGTCCCACCACCTCCTCCTGGGCCATGGCCTCGCGGTGCAGCGTCTGCGCGAGATCGTGCCGGACGCGCAGGTCGGCGTCACGGTCAACCTCTACCCGGTGACCCCCGTGGACGACTCGGGACGGCACGACGACGCTGTCCGCCGCATCGACGGGCTGATGAACCGCTGGTTCCTCGACCCGCTGCTCAAGGGCAGCTACCCCAAGGACGTCCTCGCGGACCTCGCGCCGGTCACCGACGCGGAGTTCATCCTCGAGGGCGACACCGGGACCATCGCGCAGCCGCTGGACTTCCTCGGCGTCAACTACTACACCCGACACGTCGTCGGCGCGGGGCTGTGGCCGGGCAGCGCCGCGGTGCGCTTCCAGCTCGAGAACGGCCTGCCGCGGACCGCGACCGGGTGGGACGTGGACCCGGCAGGTCTCGTGGACATCCTGAGCCAGGTGCAGCGGGACTACCCGGCGATCCCGGTCTACCTGACCGAGAACGGGGCGGCGTTCGACGACGAGCTCGTCGACGGCGTCGTGCGCGACGCGGACCGCATCGCGTACATCGAGAGCCACCTCGCGTCGCTGGTCGCGGTGCGCGAGCAAGGAGTGGACGTCCGGGGGTACTTCGCGTGGTCGCTCATGGACAACTTCGAGTGGGCCGAGGGGTACGACAAGCGGTTCGGCATCGTGCACGTGGACTACGAGACGCAGGTGCGGACGCCGAAGGACAGTGCTCGCTGGTACGCCGATCTCATCCGGCAGCACGGCGCCGGGATACTGGGCTCGTGA
- a CDS encoding DUF3046 domain-containing protein: MRHSEFWDRMDRHLGAGYSRVWAESHVMSILGGRTVTEALEAGEDPKTVWRAVHATRNLPASER; encoded by the coding sequence ATGAGGCACAGCGAGTTCTGGGACCGCATGGACCGGCACCTGGGCGCAGGCTACTCCCGCGTCTGGGCCGAGAGCCACGTCATGAGCATCCTTGGTGGGCGCACCGTGACCGAGGCCCTCGAGGCGGGGGAGGACCCCAAGACGGTCTGGCGGGCCGTCCACGCGACCCGCAACCTGCCCGCCTCCGAGCGCTAG
- a CDS encoding carbohydrate ABC transporter permease, translating to MRTTKSPLLYVGLVAVVLLSIGPLYFMLVMASRTTDEIVSLPPPLSLGGNLFGNLDRVFENPDVLFGQALVNSLLVATVATVCVVVSSSLAGFAFAKLKFKGRNALLLFVIGTMMVPVQLGLIPLYMLMTKLGLSGGLPSVTLPFVVAGFGVFMMRQFAEQAIPDEMIEAARVDGASTFRIFFSIVFPALRPAAAVLGLLTFMERWNDFLWPYLTLDADHPTVQVALSRLSSGYYSDQSLIMAGTFIGTLPLVVVFIVFGRQIIGGIMEGGLKA from the coding sequence ATGAGGACGACCAAGAGCCCCCTGCTGTACGTCGGCCTCGTGGCGGTCGTGCTGCTGTCGATCGGACCGCTGTACTTCATGCTCGTGATGGCGTCGCGGACCACCGACGAGATCGTCTCGCTGCCGCCGCCGCTGAGCCTCGGCGGCAACCTGTTCGGCAACCTCGACCGGGTCTTCGAGAACCCCGACGTGCTGTTCGGCCAGGCGCTGGTCAACAGCCTGCTGGTCGCGACGGTCGCGACGGTGTGCGTCGTGGTCAGCTCGTCGCTGGCCGGCTTCGCGTTCGCCAAGCTGAAGTTCAAGGGCCGCAACGCGCTGCTGCTGTTCGTGATCGGCACGATGATGGTGCCGGTCCAGCTGGGACTGATCCCGCTCTACATGCTGATGACCAAGCTGGGGCTCAGCGGCGGACTGCCGTCGGTGACGCTGCCGTTCGTCGTGGCCGGGTTCGGCGTGTTCATGATGCGTCAGTTCGCCGAGCAGGCGATCCCCGACGAGATGATCGAGGCCGCGCGGGTCGACGGCGCCTCGACGTTCCGCATCTTCTTCAGCATCGTCTTCCCGGCCCTGCGACCCGCCGCAGCCGTCCTGGGGCTCCTGACGTTCATGGAGCGCTGGAACGACTTCCTGTGGCCCTACCTGACGCTCGACGCCGACCATCCCACGGTGCAGGTCGCGCTGTCCCGGTTGTCGAGCGGCTACTACTCCGACCAGTCACTCATCATGGCCGGCACGTTCATCGGCACCCTGCCGCTCGTGGTGGTCTTCATCGTTTTCGGTCGCCAGATCATCGGCGGCATCATGGAAGGTGGGCTCAAGGCATGA
- a CDS encoding carbohydrate ABC transporter permease, translated as MRIRDRFIKTEARVAPYAFVSPFFIVFAIFGLFPLLYTLWVSLHDWSLLAGDQGYVGFANYRELMQDPDFWRALTNTIGIFVLATVPQLILATVLAQVLNGKLRGRTFWRMGVLLPNVTSVAAVGIIFGLIFARDYGIVNWALGHVGVEPIDWQGHRWSSWLAISVMVDWRWTGYNALILLASLQAVPKELYEAARIDGASAWRQFWSITVPMLRPTIIFVSIVATIGGVQLFTEPLLFGSGVNAIAGGSTGQFQTVAMYLVQQAFTGQRFGYASTVAWVLFLLIAIFAVINVALLRRIKSVD; from the coding sequence GTGAGGATCCGCGATCGGTTCATCAAGACCGAGGCCCGCGTCGCCCCGTACGCCTTCGTTTCCCCGTTCTTCATCGTCTTTGCGATCTTCGGGCTGTTCCCGCTGCTCTACACGCTGTGGGTCTCCCTGCACGACTGGAGCCTGCTCGCCGGCGACCAGGGCTACGTGGGGTTCGCCAACTACCGGGAGCTGATGCAGGACCCGGACTTCTGGCGGGCACTGACCAACACGATCGGCATCTTCGTGCTGGCCACGGTCCCGCAGCTGATCCTGGCCACGGTGCTCGCGCAGGTGCTCAACGGCAAGCTCCGCGGCCGGACGTTCTGGCGCATGGGAGTGCTGCTGCCGAACGTCACCTCGGTCGCCGCGGTCGGCATCATCTTCGGCCTCATCTTCGCCCGCGACTACGGCATCGTGAACTGGGCCCTCGGGCACGTCGGCGTCGAGCCGATCGACTGGCAGGGACACCGCTGGTCGTCCTGGCTGGCCATCTCGGTCATGGTCGACTGGCGCTGGACCGGCTACAACGCCCTCATCCTGCTCGCGTCGCTGCAGGCGGTGCCGAAGGAGCTCTACGAGGCGGCCCGCATCGACGGCGCGTCCGCCTGGCGACAGTTCTGGTCGATCACGGTGCCGATGCTGCGCCCCACGATCATCTTCGTCTCGATCGTCGCGACGATCGGCGGCGTCCAGCTGTTCACCGAACCGCTGCTGTTCGGCTCGGGTGTCAACGCGATCGCGGGCGGCTCGACCGGCCAGTTCCAGACCGTCGCGATGTACCTCGTGCAGCAGGCCTTCACCGGCCAGCGGTTCGGGTACGCCTCCACGGTCGCGTGGGTCCTGTTCCTCCTCATCGCGATCTTCGCGGTGATCAACGTGGCGCTGCTGCGCCGGATCAAGTCGGTGGACTGA
- a CDS encoding ABC transporter ATP-binding protein, translating into MSTVTFDRATRIYPGQEVPAVDQLELEIQDGEFLVLVGPSGCGKSTSLRMLAGLEEVDDGRILIGDEDVTALPPKARDIAMVFQNYALYPHMSVAENMGFALKIAGTPKSEIAARVREAAVLLDIEPFLQRKPKALSGGQRQRVAMGRAIVRQPRVFLMDEPLSNLDAKLRVQTRTQIAQLQRRLNATTVYVTHDQVEAMTMGDRVAVLKDGVLQQCAAPREMYDRPANLFVAGFLGSPGMNLMELPVLDGGVQFGDRVVRVARDTLADANAPTVTLGVRPENLAIGDAGLKLEVDVVEELGADAYVYGRTDVGGSQQTIVARVDWRNPPAKGETVNVAPVDDTSIHVFETATGRRIS; encoded by the coding sequence ATGTCAACCGTCACGTTCGACCGCGCCACCCGGATCTACCCCGGGCAGGAGGTCCCCGCCGTCGACCAGCTCGAGCTGGAGATCCAGGACGGTGAGTTCCTCGTCCTGGTCGGCCCGTCCGGCTGCGGCAAGTCCACGTCCCTGCGGATGCTTGCCGGGCTCGAGGAGGTCGACGACGGCCGCATCCTCATCGGCGACGAGGACGTCACCGCCCTGCCGCCGAAGGCGCGCGACATCGCGATGGTGTTCCAGAACTACGCCCTCTACCCGCACATGAGCGTCGCGGAGAACATGGGCTTCGCCCTCAAGATCGCCGGCACGCCCAAGAGCGAGATCGCGGCCCGGGTCAGGGAGGCGGCCGTCCTGCTCGACATCGAGCCGTTCCTCCAGCGCAAGCCCAAGGCCCTGTCCGGCGGTCAGCGCCAGCGGGTCGCGATGGGACGCGCGATCGTGCGCCAGCCGCGGGTCTTCCTCATGGACGAGCCGTTGTCCAACCTGGACGCGAAGTTGCGCGTCCAGACCCGGACCCAGATCGCGCAGCTGCAGCGCCGGCTCAACGCGACCACCGTCTACGTCACCCACGACCAGGTCGAGGCCATGACGATGGGCGACCGCGTGGCGGTGCTCAAGGACGGGGTCCTGCAGCAGTGCGCCGCGCCCCGCGAGATGTACGACCGGCCCGCGAACCTGTTCGTCGCCGGCTTCCTGGGCTCCCCCGGCATGAACCTGATGGAGCTACCGGTCCTGGACGGCGGCGTCCAGTTCGGCGACCGGGTCGTGCGGGTCGCCCGGGACACCCTCGCGGACGCCAACGCACCGACCGTGACCCTCGGCGTACGCCCCGAGAACCTCGCGATCGGTGACGCCGGGCTCAAGCTGGAGGTCGACGTGGTCGAGGAGCTCGGCGCGGACGCGTACGTCTACGGACGCACCGACGTCGGCGGCAGCCAGCAGACCATCGTGGCCCGCGTCGACTGGCGCAACCCGCCGGCCAAGGGCGAGACGGTCAACGTCGCACCGGTGGACGACACATCGATCCACGTGTTCGAGACCGCGACGGGACGCCGGATCAGCTAG
- a CDS encoding ABC transporter substrate-binding protein, whose translation MNRTKRIAAAAVSSLVVGVLAAGCGGSSDDGSGGSVTLRVNLFGQFGYKDLYKQYESEHPGVKIVESAEGDLGKYNTKLSQQIAANAAAGDVVAIEEGQTVNFLQSADKFVNLQEHGFAEIKDDYLPFVASAATTADGKTTIGLGTDVGGLAMCYRRDLFEKAGLPTDREEVAKLWPTWEDFIATGEKFQAGIGDDKIHFVDAATNTYNSILMQGGDETYFDRDNKLVVESNPAVMNAWGLANDMIEAKLTAKLVAFSDEWNAGFKNGSFATVACPAWMTGYIKGQAGDGFAGKWDIATVPGGGGSWGGSWLSVPKSSKHQKEAIELIKFLSSKTGQLGAFKSEGRLPSLPALYDTPELKDAKNDYFNNAPTGQLFVAGAKNLQPVYLGAKNVPVRDAFENVLRSVENGQRSASDGWGEAVKAAQKAAK comes from the coding sequence GTGAATCGCACAAAGCGCATCGCCGCCGCTGCGGTCTCATCCCTCGTGGTGGGAGTGCTCGCAGCCGGCTGTGGAGGATCGAGTGATGACGGGTCCGGCGGATCGGTCACCTTGCGGGTCAACCTGTTCGGCCAGTTCGGATACAAGGACCTCTACAAGCAGTACGAGTCCGAGCACCCCGGGGTCAAGATCGTGGAGAGCGCGGAGGGCGACCTCGGCAAGTACAACACCAAGCTCAGCCAGCAGATCGCGGCCAACGCGGCCGCCGGAGACGTGGTCGCGATCGAGGAGGGCCAGACGGTCAACTTCCTGCAGAGCGCCGACAAGTTCGTCAACCTGCAGGAGCACGGCTTCGCCGAGATCAAGGACGACTACCTGCCGTTCGTCGCCAGCGCGGCGACCACGGCCGACGGCAAGACGACGATCGGCCTCGGGACGGACGTCGGCGGCCTGGCCATGTGCTACCGGCGCGACCTGTTCGAGAAGGCGGGCCTGCCGACCGACCGCGAGGAGGTCGCCAAGCTGTGGCCCACGTGGGAGGACTTCATCGCGACCGGCGAGAAGTTCCAGGCCGGCATCGGTGACGACAAGATCCACTTCGTCGACGCAGCCACCAACACGTACAACTCGATCCTCATGCAGGGCGGCGACGAGACCTACTTCGACCGCGACAACAAGCTGGTCGTCGAGTCCAACCCGGCCGTCATGAACGCCTGGGGCCTGGCCAACGACATGATCGAGGCCAAGCTCACGGCCAAGCTCGTGGCCTTCTCCGACGAGTGGAACGCCGGCTTCAAGAACGGCTCGTTCGCGACCGTGGCCTGCCCCGCGTGGATGACCGGCTACATCAAGGGCCAGGCCGGCGACGGCTTCGCCGGCAAGTGGGACATCGCGACCGTGCCCGGCGGCGGTGGCAGCTGGGGTGGCTCGTGGCTGTCGGTGCCGAAGTCGAGCAAGCACCAGAAGGAGGCGATCGAGCTGATCAAGTTCCTCTCGAGCAAGACCGGACAGCTCGGCGCGTTCAAGTCCGAGGGACGGCTGCCGTCGCTCCCGGCGCTCTACGACACGCCTGAGCTGAAGGACGCCAAGAACGACTACTTCAACAACGCCCCGACGGGCCAGCTGTTCGTGGCCGGTGCCAAGAACCTGCAGCCGGTCTACCTCGGCGCGAAGAACGTCCCCGTCCGCGACGCGTTCGAGAACGTCCTCCGCAGCGTCGAGAACGGTCAGCGGTCCGCGTCCGACGGATGGGGGGAAGCCGTGAAGGCCGCCCAGAAGGCCGCCAAGTAA
- a CDS encoding GNAT family N-acetyltransferase, translating to MGALGFRRLVDADLDDLVRWMAADHAKPWFDDEPRSVEGARRLYAAELAGTSATRKWVVELAGLAIGYVQDYPVVAYDDYAVRVNDPDAIAFDYLIGDPMFVGKGVGTRMIRAFCAEVLCRDYPYAPRFVASPDVRNGRSIRVLEKCGFVQGLWIHPESVSHPEVVCTARRELFE from the coding sequence ATGGGTGCCCTCGGTTTCCGCCGGCTCGTCGACGCCGACCTCGACGACCTCGTGCGGTGGATGGCCGCAGATCACGCCAAGCCGTGGTTCGACGACGAGCCCCGTTCGGTCGAGGGTGCCCGCCGCCTGTACGCCGCTGAGCTGGCCGGCACGAGCGCGACCCGCAAGTGGGTGGTGGAGCTGGCGGGCCTGGCGATCGGCTACGTCCAGGACTACCCGGTCGTGGCCTACGACGACTACGCCGTGCGGGTCAACGACCCGGACGCGATCGCCTTCGACTACCTGATCGGCGACCCGATGTTCGTCGGCAAGGGCGTCGGCACGCGGATGATCCGGGCGTTCTGCGCCGAGGTGCTGTGTCGTGACTACCCGTACGCCCCGCGGTTCGTCGCCAGCCCGGACGTCCGCAACGGCCGGTCGATCCGGGTGCTGGAGAAGTGCGGGTTCGTCCAGGGGCTCTGGATCCACCCGGAGTCGGTCAGCCACCCCGAGGTCGTCTGCACAGCCCGGCGCGAGCTGTTCGAGTGA
- a CDS encoding LacI family DNA-binding transcriptional regulator — MSVEEARGQQPTLEMVAALAGVGRGTASRVINGSPQVSERTREVVMQAVQELGYVPNQAARTLVTRRTDTVALVIAESEERIFGEPFFAGVVRGISSALNEASRQLVLSLVHDTDQAARLGGYLTRQHVDGVLLLSLHDDEAFPVDLDARGLPVVVGGRAAQWGGSFVDVDNVDGAREAVAHLADTGRRTIATISGPRAMASGRDRLDGYTAAIRAAGLAYDEQLVVEGDFSEQSGWAGMEELLARRPDIDGVFAASDLMAMGAMRSLRSHGRRVPQDVGVIGFDGTTAAETSDPPLSTVRQPLIELGRGMAEMLLRHVDAGDPAPERLVLPVELIVRASTSRAPE; from the coding sequence ATGAGCGTGGAGGAGGCGCGCGGGCAGCAGCCGACCCTCGAGATGGTGGCGGCGCTCGCGGGCGTCGGGCGCGGCACCGCGTCGCGGGTCATCAACGGCTCGCCGCAGGTCAGCGAGCGCACCCGCGAGGTGGTCATGCAGGCCGTCCAGGAGCTCGGCTACGTCCCCAACCAGGCCGCGCGGACCCTCGTGACCCGGCGCACCGACACCGTCGCGCTGGTCATCGCGGAGTCCGAGGAACGCATCTTCGGCGAGCCGTTCTTCGCCGGTGTGGTGCGCGGGATCTCGTCGGCGCTCAACGAGGCGTCCCGGCAGCTCGTGCTCTCCCTCGTGCACGACACCGACCAGGCCGCGCGGCTCGGCGGCTACCTGACGCGGCAGCACGTCGACGGCGTCCTGCTGCTGTCCCTGCACGACGACGAGGCGTTCCCGGTCGACCTCGACGCCCGCGGTCTGCCGGTCGTCGTCGGTGGCCGGGCCGCGCAGTGGGGCGGCTCGTTCGTGGACGTCGACAACGTCGACGGCGCCCGGGAGGCCGTCGCGCACCTGGCCGACACCGGGCGACGCACGATCGCGACGATCTCCGGCCCGCGGGCGATGGCCTCGGGGCGTGACCGCCTCGACGGCTACACGGCCGCGATCCGGGCGGCCGGCCTGGCGTACGACGAGCAGCTCGTGGTCGAGGGCGACTTCAGCGAGCAGAGCGGCTGGGCCGGCATGGAGGAGCTGCTGGCCCGCCGCCCCGACATCGACGGCGTGTTCGCGGCTAGCGACCTGATGGCGATGGGGGCGATGAGGTCGCTGCGCTCGCACGGTCGACGCGTGCCGCAGGACGTCGGCGTCATCGGCTTCGACGGCACCACCGCGGCCGAGACGTCCGACCCGCCGCTGTCCACGGTGCGCCAGCCGCTGATCGAGCTCGGCCGGGGCATGGCCGAGATGCTGCTGCGGCACGTGGACGCCGGCGACCCGGCACCCGAGCGGCTCGTCCTTCCGGTGGAGCTGATCGTCCGCGCCAGCACGTCCCGGGCGCCGGAGTGA
- a CDS encoding helix-turn-helix domain-containing protein: MTAMRQLVGEVLRARRMAQGLTLRDVSGKARVSLGYISEVERGQKEASSELLAALAAALDVPLSKVLMDVSAMLEIEEASVDQIASISSISPGDVSVSAA; this comes from the coding sequence ATGACCGCGATGCGTCAGCTCGTCGGTGAGGTGCTCCGCGCTCGCCGCATGGCCCAGGGCCTCACGCTGCGTGACGTCTCGGGCAAGGCCCGGGTCAGCCTGGGCTACATCTCCGAGGTCGAGCGGGGCCAGAAGGAAGCCAGCTCCGAGCTGCTCGCGGCCCTGGCCGCCGCCCTCGACGTGCCGCTGTCCAAGGTCCTGATGGACGTCAGCGCGATGCTCGAGATCGAGGAGGCGTCGGTCGACCAGATCGCCAGCATCTCGTCGATCTCGCCCGGCGACGTCTCGGTATCGGCCGCCTGA
- a CDS encoding Gfo/Idh/MocA family protein: MTLRIGVLGAARIAGTALIEPAAQTGHRVVAVGSRDLDRARAFASRHGVQRAYGSYDEVLADPEVDVVYNALVNSQHAPWNLRAVRAGKHVLSEKPFAANGTLARVVADAARASDRVVMEAFHYAMHPMMRRIRDIALSGEIGDVRHVEVTMMIPAPADDDPRWSLELAGGALMDLGCYGLHAFGQVAGWLGGRPVMRSARAGERAGRPGVDEWAQAELDLPGGATASLLTHMAAPETLLRLVLIGSRGQVEAPSFVLPQLDDRLRVMTGTVERREWVRGPSSYACQLTAFDAAVRGRAAAPLGLDDAVATMDLVDATYRAAGMEPRPGIL; encoded by the coding sequence GTGACGCTGCGCATCGGGGTCCTCGGTGCCGCCCGCATCGCCGGGACCGCCCTGATCGAGCCGGCCGCGCAGACCGGGCACCGCGTCGTGGCGGTGGGGTCGCGCGACCTGGACCGCGCCCGGGCGTTCGCGAGCCGGCACGGCGTCCAGCGGGCGTACGGGTCGTACGACGAGGTGCTCGCCGACCCCGAGGTCGACGTGGTCTACAACGCGTTGGTCAACAGCCAGCACGCGCCGTGGAACCTGCGGGCCGTCCGCGCCGGCAAGCACGTGCTGAGCGAGAAGCCGTTCGCCGCGAACGGCACGCTGGCGCGGGTCGTGGCCGACGCGGCCCGCGCCTCCGACCGGGTCGTGATGGAGGCCTTCCACTACGCGATGCACCCGATGATGCGCCGGATCCGTGACATCGCGTTGAGCGGCGAGATCGGCGACGTGCGGCACGTCGAGGTCACGATGATGATCCCGGCACCCGCGGACGACGACCCACGCTGGTCGCTCGAGCTCGCCGGGGGAGCGCTGATGGACCTCGGTTGCTACGGGCTGCACGCGTTCGGCCAGGTGGCCGGTTGGCTCGGCGGGCGACCGGTGATGCGCTCGGCGAGGGCGGGCGAACGTGCGGGCCGGCCCGGCGTCGACGAGTGGGCACAGGCCGAGCTGGACCTGCCGGGTGGCGCGACCGCGTCGCTGCTGACCCACATGGCCGCGCCGGAGACGCTCCTGCGGCTCGTCCTGATCGGCTCCCGCGGACAGGTCGAGGCGCCGTCGTTCGTGCTGCCGCAGCTCGACGACCGCCTGCGGGTCATGACCGGCACCGTCGAGCGCCGGGAGTGGGTCAGGGGACCGTCGTCGTACGCGTGCCAGCTCACGGCGTTCGACGCCGCGGTGCGGGGGAGGGCGGCAGCACCGCTCGGCCTCGACGACGCGGTGGCCACGATGGACCTGGTGGACGCGACCTACCGGGCAGCCGGGATGGAGCCCCGGCCGGGCATCCTCTGA
- a CDS encoding regulatory protein RecX, whose product MSSDEDDTGDYDVAEQMSRARQIVYDRLAVTARSRADLEQALAKKQVPAEVARAILDKFEDAGLVDDAEFARSWVQSRQRSKGLSSRVLAMELRRKGVDEEIAREALGELDPEAEVEAAHRLVQAKLRTMSSLDETTKVRRLTGLLARKGYSPQVAFDVVRQELGAEPAPLDSL is encoded by the coding sequence ATGTCGTCGGACGAGGACGACACGGGGGACTACGACGTCGCCGAGCAGATGTCCCGGGCCCGGCAGATCGTCTACGACCGGCTCGCCGTCACGGCGCGCAGCCGGGCCGACCTCGAGCAGGCGCTTGCCAAGAAGCAGGTGCCGGCCGAGGTGGCCCGGGCGATCCTCGACAAGTTCGAGGACGCCGGGCTGGTCGACGACGCGGAGTTCGCCCGGTCCTGGGTGCAGTCGCGCCAGCGCAGCAAGGGCCTGTCCTCGCGGGTGCTCGCGATGGAGCTGCGGCGCAAGGGTGTCGACGAGGAGATCGCCCGCGAGGCGCTGGGCGAGCTCGACCCCGAGGCCGAGGTCGAGGCGGCGCACCGTCTCGTCCAGGCCAAGCTCCGCACGATGAGCTCTCTCGACGAGACGACCAAGGTCCGCCGGCTGACCGGGCTGCTCGCACGCAAGGGCTACTCGCCGCAGGTCGCGTTCGACGTCGTGCGCCAGGAGCTGGGCGCCGAGCCCGCCCCTCTCGACAGCCTGTGA